A window from Alphaproteobacteria bacterium encodes these proteins:
- the mfd gene encoding transcription-repair coupling factor, whose amino-acid sequence MSVNHIYAGVPDGAEALLLSSPFADQLTLYICATEAKARRLVEQLEIVSPSLHPLYFPAWDCLPYDRVSSGLDVMTMRINVLTTLLEPTATPRCVITSVAALLQRLPPKSSLEGQSLTIQMGKSLKRDHLLKFLNEMGYVRSETVRESGEYAVRGGIIDFFPTSVNDPVRIDFFGDEVDQLRSFDAMTQTTLSALDTVVLKPVSELTLTPEGISHFRTRYRELFGAANDPLYEAISAGRKYGGMEHWLPLFFEKCETLLDYVEGAQIYLEEACEGAAAAHLQTIQEYYQARNTPIPGDQGTKYRPLPPELLYWTSTDWDTFLQTSPWSKVTPFHGEETNQGSPLQDYQGKILADFGAAQSTARVKAFEVLAERLTDAAQKKKPVILACFSEGARDRLLTILEEHEIKGVQAVDAWPGGTEGAVALIYPLERGYELPHLLVISEQDLLGDRVARAVSKRRKTDQFFLEVAQLTPGDLVVHRDQGIGRYEGLMTIKVGAASHDCLCLIYDGGDKLFLPVENIEMITRYGGEGAVAQLDRLGSSAWQMRKAKVKKRIREVADYLIKLAAERALHEGQILEKHPTKYEEFCSHFPYLETEDQQRAIEEVLEDMASGKPMDRLVCGDVGFGKTEVALRAAFVAVSQGKQVAIIVPTTLLCRQHYRTFRDRFQGFPYRVEQISRLVKPAQALKIRQDVTDGKVQIIIATHALLSDKTSFTDLGLLIIDEEHHFGVKQKEKLKKMCTDVHVLTLTATPIPRTLQLALSGVREMSLITTPPIDRLAIRTFVMPFDGVVIREAILREYYRGGQIFFVSPRLDDLAKMEHLLRELIPEVRLIMAHGQMNPTQLEEVMNAFYDRDYDVLLSTNIVESGIDIATANTLIIHRADLFGLAQLYQLRGRVGRGKIQGYAYLTLPEGQVVSANATKRLEVMQTLDNLGAGFTLASYDMDIRGTGNIVGEEQSGHMREVGVELYQHLLQEAILMVRAEQELGASPDFEWAPQINLGASVLIPEAYVQDLTLRLGLYRRIAALENRDQIDAFAAEMIDRFGPLPGEVSNLFELIEIKGLCRQADIEKLDIGPKGALITFRNNRFQNIQGLLEFVQSQKGTAKLRPDNKLVFIRAWDTLGARMKGAKQICTFLSKLKAIASHP is encoded by the coding sequence ATGTCGGTAAACCATATTTATGCTGGCGTTCCCGATGGCGCAGAAGCTCTTCTTCTCTCCTCTCCATTCGCAGATCAACTGACTCTGTATATTTGTGCAACAGAAGCCAAAGCCAGGCGCCTTGTTGAACAGTTAGAGATTGTTAGCCCCTCATTGCACCCCCTTTATTTCCCGGCTTGGGATTGTTTGCCTTATGATCGGGTGTCTTCCGGCCTTGATGTGATGACCATGCGCATTAATGTGCTGACGACCTTGCTAGAACCAACCGCCACACCGCGTTGCGTGATCACCTCCGTTGCGGCTTTGCTTCAGCGCCTGCCGCCAAAAAGTTCCTTAGAAGGTCAATCCTTAACCATTCAAATGGGAAAGAGCCTGAAGCGGGATCATTTGCTGAAATTCTTAAACGAGATGGGTTATGTGCGTTCTGAAACGGTGCGAGAATCCGGAGAATATGCAGTGCGCGGCGGCATCATTGATTTCTTCCCCACAAGCGTCAACGACCCAGTGCGCATTGATTTTTTTGGAGATGAGGTTGATCAGCTCCGCAGCTTTGATGCCATGACTCAGACAACCTTGTCGGCGTTGGATACAGTGGTTTTGAAGCCTGTCAGTGAGCTGACATTGACTCCTGAAGGGATTAGCCATTTTCGCACCCGGTATCGGGAATTGTTTGGGGCGGCCAATGATCCTTTGTATGAAGCCATCTCAGCGGGGCGCAAATATGGGGGAATGGAGCATTGGCTCCCCTTGTTTTTCGAAAAATGCGAGACCTTACTTGACTATGTGGAAGGCGCCCAAATTTACCTTGAGGAAGCTTGCGAAGGGGCAGCAGCTGCGCATCTTCAAACGATCCAAGAATATTATCAAGCCCGTAACACCCCCATTCCAGGCGATCAGGGCACGAAGTATCGCCCGTTGCCCCCTGAGCTTCTCTATTGGACATCAACTGATTGGGATACATTTCTCCAAACATCACCTTGGTCAAAAGTAACCCCCTTTCATGGGGAAGAAACAAACCAGGGCTCACCCCTTCAAGATTATCAAGGGAAAATCCTGGCAGACTTTGGCGCAGCGCAAAGCACAGCCAGAGTGAAGGCCTTTGAGGTTTTGGCCGAGCGGTTGACCGATGCTGCACAAAAGAAGAAACCAGTCATACTTGCTTGTTTCTCAGAAGGGGCAAGGGATCGGTTACTCACGATTCTGGAAGAACATGAGATTAAAGGCGTACAAGCTGTTGATGCCTGGCCGGGTGGGACTGAAGGTGCAGTTGCTCTGATATATCCTTTAGAACGCGGGTATGAACTGCCCCATCTTTTGGTGATTAGTGAGCAAGATCTTTTAGGAGACCGCGTTGCCCGAGCCGTCTCAAAACGCCGTAAGACCGACCAATTCTTCCTTGAAGTTGCGCAACTGACGCCAGGAGACTTGGTGGTTCATCGTGATCAAGGCATTGGTCGTTACGAAGGTTTGATGACCATTAAGGTAGGCGCAGCGTCCCATGATTGTTTGTGTTTGATCTATGACGGGGGCGATAAGCTGTTTTTGCCTGTAGAAAACATTGAAATGATTACTCGTTATGGCGGGGAAGGGGCCGTTGCCCAACTGGATAGATTGGGGTCAAGTGCCTGGCAAATGCGCAAAGCCAAAGTCAAGAAGCGCATTCGAGAAGTCGCTGATTATCTCATCAAACTTGCCGCAGAACGGGCTTTGCATGAGGGACAGATCCTGGAGAAACATCCCACAAAATATGAGGAGTTTTGCTCCCACTTCCCCTATCTTGAGACGGAAGATCAGCAGCGCGCGATTGAGGAAGTTTTGGAGGATATGGCCTCTGGAAAACCAATGGATCGCCTCGTTTGTGGAGATGTCGGGTTTGGCAAAACCGAAGTGGCCTTACGCGCAGCCTTTGTTGCCGTCTCCCAAGGCAAGCAAGTGGCTATTATCGTTCCCACAACTTTGCTGTGCCGTCAACATTACCGCACGTTTCGTGACCGCTTCCAAGGCTTTCCCTATCGCGTTGAGCAAATTTCGCGTCTTGTGAAACCCGCTCAAGCGTTGAAAATACGCCAGGATGTGACCGATGGAAAGGTACAAATTATCATCGCGACCCATGCTCTGCTGTCAGACAAAACCAGTTTTACGGATTTGGGATTGTTGATCATCGATGAGGAACATCATTTCGGGGTGAAACAGAAGGAAAAGCTGAAGAAGATGTGTACGGATGTACATGTCTTGACCTTAACGGCAACACCGATTCCTCGGACCCTTCAGCTGGCGTTGAGTGGAGTACGGGAGATGAGCCTGATCACGACCCCGCCAATCGATCGTTTGGCGATTCGAACCTTTGTTATGCCGTTTGATGGAGTGGTGATTCGGGAGGCCATTTTGCGGGAATATTATCGGGGTGGGCAGATTTTCTTCGTCAGCCCACGCCTGGATGATTTGGCGAAGATGGAGCATCTTCTTCGTGAACTCATCCCCGAAGTTCGCCTGATCATGGCCCACGGGCAAATGAACCCCACCCAACTCGAAGAAGTTATGAACGCCTTTTATGACCGCGATTATGATGTCCTCTTATCGACGAACATTGTGGAATCTGGCATTGATATCGCCACTGCCAACACCCTCATCATCCATCGGGCGGATCTGTTTGGTTTGGCCCAACTTTACCAGCTGCGAGGGCGCGTAGGCCGCGGAAAGATTCAAGGATATGCTTATCTGACGTTACCCGAAGGTCAGGTCGTCTCTGCCAATGCCACCAAGCGCCTCGAGGTCATGCAAACTTTGGATAATTTGGGTGCTGGGTTTACCCTGGCCAGTTATGACATGGATATTCGCGGCACGGGCAACATCGTGGGTGAAGAGCAGTCCGGCCATATGCGCGAAGTTGGGGTTGAACTTTATCAGCATTTGCTTCAAGAGGCCATATTGATGGTTCGCGCAGAGCAAGAATTGGGGGCTTCCCCAGACTTTGAATGGGCCCCACAAATCAATTTGGGAGCATCTGTGTTAATCCCGGAAGCCTATGTTCAGGATTTAACCTTACGACTCGGGTTGTATCGACGCATTGCGGCGTTAGAAAATCGGGATCAAATTGATGCGTTTGCCGCGGAAATGATTGATCGCTTCGGTCCGCTCCCTGGGGAAGTGTCTAACCTCTTCGAACTTATTGAAATTAAAGGACTCTGTCGTCAAGCCGATATCGAAAAATTAGATATTGGTCCCAAGGGAGCTCTGATCACGTTCCGCAACAATAGATTTCAAAATATTCAAGGACTTCTTGAGTTTGTGCAGTCTCAAAAGGGGACGGCAAAACTTCGACCGGATAATAAGCTGGTCTTTATAAGAGCTTGGGATACTCTTGGGGCACGCATGAAAGGCGCAAAGCAGATCTGTACGTTTCTCTCCAAGTTGAAGGCTATTGCTTCGCATCCTTAA
- a CDS encoding succinate dehydrogenase assembly factor 2 yields the protein MKLLKKLNHQSWHRGTRENDLLLGLFADEVLPTLSAAELKAYESMLAHEDGDLFAWITGRRPIPENEAMVRRIWEFHQCR from the coding sequence ATGAAGTTGTTGAAAAAATTAAACCATCAAAGCTGGCATCGAGGCACGCGAGAGAATGATCTTCTTCTGGGTCTATTTGCCGATGAAGTATTACCAACCCTGTCGGCCGCTGAACTTAAGGCTTACGAGTCCATGCTCGCTCATGAGGATGGGGATTTGTTTGCCTGGATCACAGGTCGGCGGCCGATTCCAGAAAATGAAGCCATGGTTCGGCGTATCTGGGAATTTCATCAATGTCGGTAA